One Triticum dicoccoides isolate Atlit2015 ecotype Zavitan chromosome 5B, WEW_v2.0, whole genome shotgun sequence genomic window carries:
- the LOC119313005 gene encoding uncharacterized protein LOC119313005, whose protein sequence is MNSSAVTCCCWPPPPHAPGSKASPSPRLNNKSSTRIGRRDLVLRSSELATLAAIFHFSGTKPSYLGVQKRPPSLALCPATNNCVSTSERISDSNHYAPPWNYNPKDGPRGKPISKDEAMKELIEVVTKTKPDNFSPRVVEKGDDYVRVEYESPIFGFVDDVEFWFPPGNKSIVQYRSASRSGFIDFNANKKRVKALRLALEKKGWASESTF, encoded by the exons ATGAACTCGTCGGCGGTCACCTGCTGCTGCTGGCCCCCACCACCCCACGCTCCCGGCAGCAAGGCATCACCCTCTCCACGCCTCAACAACAAGAGCAGCACAAGAATCGGACGAAG GGACCTGGTGCTCAGGAGCAGCGAGCTCGCCAcgctcgccgccatcttccacttcAG TGGCACCAAGCCGAGCTACCTTGGCGTGCAGAAGAGGCCCCCCTCCCTCGCCTTGTGCCCGGCGACCAACAACTGCGTGTCCACCTCCGAGAGGATAAGCGATTCCAATCACTACGCTCCCCCATG GAATTACAATCCCAAGGATGGCCCCAGGGGTAAACCCATAAGCAAAGATGAGGCCATGAAAGAGCTCATTGAAGTT GTGACCAAGACAAAGCCGGACAACTTCAGTCCTCGTGTGGTAGAGAAAGGAGACGACTATGTTCGAGTTGAATACGAGAGCCCTATATTCGGG TTTGTAGACGACGTCGAGTTCTGGTTCCCTCCTGGCAACAAATCAATCGTTCAGTACCGATCGGCGTCTCGGTCAGGATTCATCGACTTTAATGCTAACAAGAAGAGAGTAAAG GCACTGAGATTGGCACTGGAAAAGAAGGGCTGGGCTTCAGAAAGCACCTTCTGA